One window of Kineococcus mangrovi genomic DNA carries:
- a CDS encoding EAL domain-containing protein, producing MRGDGQDDADAVAQLLDLARDVFGTPVAALTRPTPTTAHHVEQTSSVLDPRATVRLLAETDLARTPLAVDVVRPDGVTGGRLVGVGPAAEDDLASRQLEALHVVAALLAGVLHHRDRRRAERDDRLASLDALVAGAGRTTVLQPIVDLRTGTTVGAEALSRFTGPGGSPRCPEQVFTDARTCGIGVRLEQAAIASALPLRGVMPAGTYLSVNASAEALLDPATHDLLLVGAPDRLVVEITEHDPVADYDALTEATARLRRHGVRIAVDDAGAGFASLQHVLHLSPDIVKLDIAFVRGIDTDPARRAVARALVGFASELGSTIVAEGVERPDELSVLGELGVGCGQGYLLGRPSADPFGGGGPGATTAVVTG from the coding sequence GTGCGAGGTGACGGGCAGGACGACGCCGACGCCGTCGCCCAGCTCCTGGACCTCGCCAGGGACGTCTTCGGGACACCCGTCGCGGCCCTCACGAGACCCACCCCCACCACCGCGCACCACGTCGAGCAGACCAGCAGCGTCCTGGACCCGCGCGCCACCGTCCGGCTGCTGGCCGAGACCGACCTCGCCCGCACCCCGCTGGCCGTCGACGTCGTGCGCCCCGACGGGGTCACCGGCGGACGGCTGGTGGGGGTCGGGCCCGCCGCGGAGGACGACCTCGCCTCCCGCCAGCTGGAGGCCCTGCACGTCGTGGCGGCGCTGCTGGCCGGGGTCCTGCACCACCGGGACCGCCGCCGCGCCGAACGGGACGACCGCCTGGCCTCCCTGGACGCGCTCGTCGCCGGTGCGGGCCGCACCACCGTCCTGCAGCCGATCGTCGACCTGCGCACCGGGACGACGGTGGGCGCGGAGGCGCTCAGCCGGTTCACCGGGCCGGGAGGTTCACCGCGCTGCCCCGAGCAGGTCTTCACCGACGCCCGCACCTGCGGCATCGGCGTCCGGCTGGAGCAGGCCGCCATCGCCTCGGCCCTGCCGCTGCGGGGGGTCATGCCGGCCGGGACGTACCTCAGCGTGAACGCCTCCGCCGAGGCGCTGCTGGACCCCGCGACCCACGACCTGCTGCTGGTGGGGGCACCGGACCGGCTCGTCGTGGAGATCACCGAGCACGACCCCGTCGCGGACTACGACGCGCTCACCGAGGCGACCGCGCGGCTGCGCCGGCACGGGGTGCGCATCGCCGTCGACGACGCGGGGGCCGGGTTCGCCAGCCTGCAGCACGTCCTGCACCTGTCGCCGGACATCGTCAAGCTCGACATCGCGTTCGTCCGCGGCATCGACACCGACCCCGCCCGCCGGGCCGTGGCCCGGGCCCTGGTCGGTTTCGCCTCCGAACTGGGGTCGACGATCGTGGCCGAGGGCGTCGAGCGGCCCGACGAGCTGAGCGTGCTCGGGGAGCTCGGCGTCGGCTGCGGGCAGGGGTACCTGCTGGGCCGGCCGAGCGCGGACCCCTTCGGGGGCGGCGGTCCGGGGGCGACGACGGCCGTCGTCACCGGCTGA
- a CDS encoding polyprenol monophosphomannose synthase: protein MAEALRCVVVLPTYDEADNITGMLERILGSALAPDVLVVDDSSPDGTGALVEQVAARYPQGRVRLLTRTTKDGLGAAYRAGFAHALAAGEHDVVVQMDADGSHPVEALERMTAEIAAGADLVLGARYVPGGALDDAWPWYRKALSRGANVYARVLLRAPVADLTGGFKAWRADLLRSLDLSQLTAAGYAFQIQTTLAALQRGATVREVPILFTERTHGTSKMSRAIIREAMVAVLRMRRHGPSGHR, encoded by the coding sequence TTGGCCGAAGCCCTGCGCTGCGTCGTCGTCCTGCCCACGTACGACGAGGCCGACAACATCACCGGCATGCTCGAGCGCATCCTGGGTTCCGCGCTCGCCCCGGACGTCCTGGTCGTCGACGACTCCTCCCCCGACGGCACCGGCGCCCTGGTGGAGCAGGTCGCGGCGCGGTACCCGCAGGGGCGCGTGCGGTTGCTGACCCGCACGACGAAGGACGGCCTCGGCGCCGCCTACCGCGCCGGTTTCGCGCACGCCCTCGCCGCCGGCGAGCACGACGTCGTCGTGCAGATGGACGCCGACGGCTCGCACCCGGTGGAGGCGCTGGAGCGGATGACCGCCGAGATCGCCGCGGGCGCCGACCTCGTCCTCGGCGCGCGGTACGTGCCGGGCGGCGCGCTCGACGACGCCTGGCCCTGGTACCGCAAGGCGCTCTCGCGCGGGGCGAACGTCTACGCCCGCGTCCTGCTGCGGGCGCCCGTCGCCGACCTGACCGGTGGGTTCAAGGCGTGGCGCGCCGACCTGCTGCGCTCCCTGGACCTGTCGCAGCTGACGGCCGCGGGGTACGCGTTCCAGATCCAGACGACGCTGGCCGCGCTGCAGCGGGGCGCGACCGTGCGCGAGGTGCCGATCCTGTTCACCGAGCGCACGCACGGGACGTCGAAGATGTCGAGGGCGATCATCCGCGAGGCGATGGTCGCGGTGCTGCGGATGCGCCGGCACGGCCCGAGCGGGCATCGCTGA
- a CDS encoding helix-turn-helix domain-containing protein has product MGLEELPPAVLGEWFTEEKRLLAQRVLRAEYERGRSLAQIALDSGYSVTRVRKLLLREGVELRSRAGKPVQEHGAAGRLSLRPGHPQEAGAAGRAGRVVEGGGLENR; this is encoded by the coding sequence ATGGGGCTGGAGGAGCTGCCGCCCGCCGTGCTCGGCGAGTGGTTCACCGAGGAGAAGCGGCTCCTCGCCCAGCGCGTGCTGCGCGCGGAGTACGAGCGGGGCCGCAGCCTCGCCCAGATCGCCCTCGACAGCGGCTACAGCGTCACCCGCGTGCGCAAGCTGCTGCTGCGCGAGGGCGTCGAGCTGCGCTCGCGGGCGGGCAAGCCGGTCCAGGAGCACGGAGCAGCTGGCAGACTGTCCCTGCGCCCGGGCCACCCGCAGGAGGCCGGCGCGGCCGGGAGGGCTGGCCGAGTGGTTGAAGGCGGCGGTCTTGAAAACCGCTAG
- a CDS encoding diguanylate cyclase domain-containing protein: protein MRTWSNRGRDALSGTGRLGADLGVLAGVLLALALVQSLLGRGSTPALLLLGSGEAAAAFLAAGLLTRAVRRRAPSPWQRRSWALLALACWSWGTGQLVYVVEDVLGLAGGATTWADGPFLLFSFSLVASGLSWLRGQTRAHLGVGALLDGVLLGTSLLMVVWVGWLAEAVHASPLRLTDLVVPLTYPLLDLVFLTMVLVQVTLSGPTRTGVFCLAAVSALAFADAAYLCGVLAPGGFRTGGPPDFAWIAAFGVVAVNARHHPAAPVQSSPATEGSTGWVVSYLVMFPACLCGVVRLWTVTDHVVLVLLVTMAATVMTRQFLALDDHRRLLSTAERQRRQLDVLAHVDPLTGLENRRRFSDRTAEAVRDALGTGDAVVVAFVDLDRFKAVNDTLGHAAGDDLLRGVAARLRSSVREEDCAARWGGDEFAVLVTDPQARADDVVERLRAALTEPFRIQGTVVQASASIGAVREDVRALAAGRADDGDLVPGVVEALLAAADARMYVVKRAHRDPVALER, encoded by the coding sequence GTGCGTACCTGGTCCAACCGAGGGCGGGACGCGCTGAGCGGCACTGGCCGCCTCGGCGCGGACCTCGGCGTCCTCGCGGGCGTCCTCCTCGCGCTGGCCCTGGTTCAGTCCCTCCTGGGGCGCGGGTCGACGCCGGCGCTGCTGCTGCTCGGGTCCGGTGAGGCGGCCGCCGCGTTCCTCGCCGCCGGTCTGCTGACCCGGGCGGTCCGGCGGCGGGCGCCGTCGCCGTGGCAGCGGCGCAGCTGGGCCCTGCTGGCCCTGGCGTGCTGGTCCTGGGGGACCGGCCAGCTCGTCTACGTCGTGGAGGACGTCCTGGGGCTCGCCGGGGGCGCGACGACCTGGGCCGACGGCCCGTTCCTCCTCTTCTCCTTCTCGCTCGTGGCCAGCGGTCTCAGCTGGTTGCGCGGTCAGACCCGCGCCCACCTCGGCGTCGGGGCGCTGCTCGACGGGGTGCTGCTGGGGACCTCGCTGCTGATGGTCGTCTGGGTCGGCTGGCTGGCCGAGGCGGTCCACGCCTCGCCCCTCCGGCTGACCGACCTCGTCGTGCCGTTGACCTACCCCCTCCTGGACCTGGTCTTCCTGACGATGGTGCTCGTCCAGGTCACGCTGTCCGGCCCCACCCGCACCGGGGTGTTCTGCCTCGCCGCCGTGAGCGCCCTCGCCTTCGCCGACGCCGCCTACCTGTGCGGCGTCCTGGCCCCGGGGGGTTTCCGGACGGGCGGTCCACCCGACTTCGCCTGGATCGCCGCCTTCGGGGTCGTGGCCGTCAACGCCCGGCACCACCCGGCCGCCCCGGTGCAGTCCTCACCGGCGACCGAGGGGTCGACGGGCTGGGTGGTGTCGTACCTGGTGATGTTCCCCGCCTGCCTGTGCGGGGTGGTCAGGCTGTGGACGGTGACCGACCACGTCGTCCTGGTCCTCCTCGTGACCATGGCCGCGACCGTCATGACCCGGCAGTTCCTGGCCCTCGACGACCACCGCCGTCTGCTGTCCACGGCCGAGCGGCAACGTCGTCAGCTCGACGTCCTCGCCCACGTCGACCCCCTCACCGGTCTGGAGAACCGGCGCCGGTTCTCCGACCGGACGGCGGAGGCGGTCCGCGACGCCCTCGGCACCGGTGACGCCGTCGTCGTCGCCTTCGTCGACCTCGACCGGTTCAAAGCCGTCAACGACACCCTCGGGCACGCGGCCGGCGACGACCTGCTCCGGGGGGTCGCGGCCCGGTTGCGCTCGAGCGTGCGCGAGGAGGACTGCGCCGCCCGGTGGGGCGGGGACGAGTTCGCCGTCCTGGTCACCGACCCGCAGGCGCGCGCGGACGACGTCGTCGAACGCCTGCGCGCCGCGCTGACGGAACCGTTCCGCATCCAGGGGACCGTCGTCCAGGCCTCCGCCAGCATCGGCGCGGTCCGGGAGGACGTGCGGGCCCTGGCCGCGGGCAGGGCGGACGACGGGGACCTCGTGCCCGGGGTCGTCGAGGCGCTGCTGGCCGCGGCCGACGCCCGCATGTACGTCGTGAAGCGGGCCCACCGCGATCCCGTGGCGCTCGAGCGGTGA
- a CDS encoding alpha/beta fold hydrolase, translating into MPAERLLVPVDPAGADGPVQVAADVTGTGPTLLLLQGQSLGPETAAGLAEDLSGAFRVVVVHTRGTGASTGGPGPGGWSTATFAADAVAVLDALGVDQAHVHGFSMGGRVAQVLAVRHPGRTGRLVLGATGPGGVREVPCDDAVTRTLRHAASTAGRQELADLFFTPGFSTAHPEVAARFAPTGTPRAQRAHHGASRGHDGWGLLPRIRARTLVVHGDGDRLTPPANARLLADRVPDARLVLLDGARHGYPEEFRAQVAETLGGFLT; encoded by the coding sequence GTGCCGGCCGAGCGCCTCCTCGTGCCCGTCGACCCCGCCGGGGCGGACGGGCCCGTCCAGGTGGCCGCCGACGTGACCGGCACCGGCCCCACCCTGCTGCTCCTGCAGGGGCAGAGCCTGGGCCCGGAGACCGCCGCCGGCCTGGCCGAGGACCTGTCCGGCGCGTTCCGCGTCGTCGTCGTCCACACCCGGGGGACCGGTGCGAGCACGGGCGGTCCCGGACCGGGCGGCTGGAGCACCGCGACGTTCGCCGCCGACGCCGTCGCCGTCCTCGACGCCCTCGGCGTGGACCAGGCCCACGTCCACGGCTTCTCGATGGGCGGCCGCGTCGCCCAGGTGCTCGCGGTCCGTCACCCCGGGCGCACCGGCCGTCTCGTCCTCGGGGCGACCGGTCCCGGCGGGGTGCGGGAGGTCCCGTGCGACGACGCCGTCACCCGCACGCTGCGGCACGCCGCCTCCACCGCCGGGCGGCAGGAGCTGGCCGACCTGTTCTTCACCCCGGGATTCTCGACGGCCCACCCCGAGGTCGCGGCGCGGTTCGCCCCGACCGGGACCCCCCGCGCGCAGCGCGCCCACCACGGGGCGAGCAGGGGCCACGACGGGTGGGGACTGCTGCCGCGCATCCGGGCCCGCACCCTCGTCGTGCACGGCGACGGCGACCGGCTCACCCCGCCGGCGAACGCGCGGCTGCTCGCCGACCGGGTCCCCGACGCGCGGCTGGTCCTGCTCGACGGCGCCCGCCACGGCTACCCCGAGGAGTTCCGCGCGCAGGTCGCCGAGACCCTCGGGGGTTTCCTCACCTGA
- a CDS encoding diacylglycerol/lipid kinase family protein produces MRAAVVYNPVKIDLDAVRAVVDREQARAGWDPTLWFETSKEDPGRGPTLEAVAAGVDLVIAAGGDGTVRLVAEALAEHGLPLALLPSGTGNLLARNMDLTLDDVEHSVRTAFTGRGRPIDLGHVEIRRPDGSVDQHAFLVMAGLGIDATMLAATDEDLKAKVGWLAYVKAIVAALRQTNTFRLQYRLDDGPLQRLRTHTVIVGNCGTLTGNILLLPDAALDDGRFDVLLMSPEGLGHWLQVLGKVFIENGIVRRTPLRHVIGRREITALNYVTAAAMSLALPAARQVELDGDTLGEATGLHVRVLPGAVTIQVPAES; encoded by the coding sequence ATGCGCGCCGCTGTCGTCTACAACCCCGTCAAGATCGACCTCGACGCCGTCCGCGCGGTCGTCGACCGCGAGCAGGCCCGCGCCGGCTGGGACCCGACGCTGTGGTTCGAGACGTCGAAGGAGGACCCCGGCCGCGGCCCCACCCTGGAAGCGGTCGCCGCCGGTGTCGACCTGGTCATCGCCGCCGGCGGGGACGGTACCGTGCGACTGGTCGCCGAAGCCCTCGCCGAACACGGCCTCCCGCTGGCCCTGCTGCCCTCGGGCACGGGCAACCTGCTGGCCCGCAACATGGACCTCACCCTCGACGACGTCGAGCACTCCGTGCGCACCGCGTTCACCGGGCGGGGCCGCCCCATCGACCTCGGCCACGTCGAGATCCGCCGCCCCGACGGCAGCGTCGACCAGCACGCCTTCCTCGTCATGGCCGGCCTGGGCATCGACGCGACGATGCTGGCCGCCACCGACGAGGACCTCAAGGCCAAGGTCGGCTGGCTGGCGTACGTCAAGGCGATCGTGGCAGCCCTGCGCCAGACCAACACCTTCCGCCTGCAGTACCGACTGGACGACGGGCCGCTGCAACGGCTGCGCACCCACACCGTCATCGTCGGCAATTGCGGAACGCTGACCGGCAACATCCTCCTGCTCCCCGACGCGGCCCTGGACGACGGCCGGTTCGACGTGCTCCTGATGAGCCCCGAGGGCCTCGGGCACTGGTTGCAGGTGCTCGGCAAGGTGTTCATCGAGAACGGGATCGTCCGGCGCACCCCGCTGAGGCACGTCATCGGCCGGCGGGAGATCACCGCCCTCAACTACGTCACAGCAGCCGCCATGAGCCTGGCCCTGCCGGCAGCCCGGCAGGTGGAACTCGACGGCGACACCCTCGGCGAGGCGACGGGCCTCCACGTGCGCGTCCTCCCCGGCGCCGTCACGATCCAGGTCCCCGCGGAGTCCTGA
- a CDS encoding NADPH-dependent F420 reductase: MDIGIIGAGNIGGNLTRAFTRLGHTVKVANSRGPETLADLAQETGASAVTAQDAPRGVDLAVVTIPQGRVPDLPATLLDPLPDGAVVVDTGNYYPQQRDGRLDEIEDGTPETVWTARHLDPRGRLHWVKAFNGITADHLITAGRPEGDLERRALPIAGDDPAAKDVVAGLVREMGFDVVDAGSLAQSWRQQPGTPVYGAEAGVEGITRALADAPAERPAEFRA; the protein is encoded by the coding sequence ATGGACATCGGCATCATCGGCGCCGGCAACATCGGCGGAAACCTCACCCGCGCGTTCACGCGCCTCGGCCACACCGTGAAGGTCGCGAACTCCCGCGGGCCCGAGACGCTGGCCGATCTCGCGCAGGAGACGGGCGCGAGCGCGGTCACCGCGCAGGACGCCCCGCGCGGGGTGGACCTGGCCGTCGTGACGATCCCGCAGGGCAGGGTTCCCGACCTCCCCGCGACCCTGCTGGACCCCCTGCCCGACGGCGCGGTCGTCGTCGACACCGGCAACTACTACCCGCAGCAGCGCGACGGTCGCCTCGACGAGATCGAGGACGGGACCCCGGAGACGGTGTGGACCGCGCGGCACCTCGACCCGCGCGGACGGCTGCACTGGGTCAAGGCCTTCAACGGCATCACGGCCGACCACCTCATCACCGCGGGCCGGCCGGAGGGCGACCTGGAACGACGCGCCCTGCCGATCGCCGGCGACGACCCCGCGGCGAAGGACGTGGTGGCGGGCCTGGTGCGCGAGATGGGTTTCGACGTCGTGGACGCCGGTTCCCTGGCGCAGTCGTGGCGCCAGCAGCCGGGCACCCCCGTCTACGGTGCCGAGGCCGGCGTCGAGGGAATCACCCGGGCCCTCGCGGACGCCCCGGCCGAACGGCCCGCGGAGTTCCGCGCCTGA
- a CDS encoding NAD(P)-dependent alcohol dehydrogenase, which translates to MPTTVKAYAATSATEPLTPFEVERRDVGPKDVAIDIKFAGICHSDIHTARSEWGPATYPVVVGHEIAGTVTAVGSEVTKFSVGDRVGVGCMVDSCGECKNCLAGDEHFCLKGMTGTYNSVGKDGQPTHGGYSQAIVVTEGFVCSIPEGIDLDVAAPLLCAGITTYSPLKQWGAGPGKKVAVVGLGGLGHMAVKLAHAMGAEVTVLSQSLKKQEDGLRLGADHYYATSDPDTFTALRGQFDIIINTVSAMLDFDAYLSLLDVHGAMVNVGLPEKPLSLQMFSVVMGNKSFAGSNIGGIAETQEMLDFCAEHGIGSEVEVIAADQVNEAYERVLASDVRYRFVIDTATL; encoded by the coding sequence GTGCCCACCACCGTCAAGGCCTACGCCGCCACGTCCGCCACCGAACCGCTGACGCCGTTCGAGGTCGAGCGCCGCGACGTCGGACCGAAGGACGTCGCGATCGACATCAAGTTCGCCGGCATCTGCCACTCCGACATCCACACCGCCCGCAGCGAGTGGGGCCCGGCGACGTACCCCGTCGTCGTCGGCCACGAGATCGCCGGGACCGTCACCGCGGTCGGCTCGGAGGTCACGAAGTTCTCCGTCGGCGACCGCGTGGGCGTCGGCTGCATGGTCGACTCCTGCGGCGAGTGCAAGAACTGCCTCGCCGGTGACGAGCACTTCTGCCTCAAGGGCATGACCGGCACCTACAACAGCGTCGGCAAGGACGGGCAGCCCACCCACGGCGGGTACTCCCAGGCCATCGTCGTCACCGAGGGTTTCGTCTGCAGCATCCCCGAGGGCATCGACCTCGACGTCGCCGCCCCGCTGCTGTGCGCCGGCATCACCACCTACTCCCCGCTGAAGCAGTGGGGCGCCGGCCCCGGCAAGAAGGTCGCGGTCGTCGGTCTCGGCGGCCTGGGCCACATGGCCGTCAAGCTCGCGCACGCCATGGGCGCGGAGGTGACCGTGCTGTCGCAGTCGCTGAAGAAGCAGGAGGACGGCCTGCGCCTGGGCGCCGACCACTACTACGCCACGTCCGACCCGGACACCTTCACGGCGCTGCGCGGGCAGTTCGACATCATCATCAACACGGTCAGCGCGATGCTCGACTTCGACGCCTACCTCTCGCTGCTCGACGTGCACGGCGCGATGGTGAACGTGGGTCTGCCCGAGAAGCCGCTGTCCCTGCAGATGTTCTCCGTCGTCATGGGCAACAAGAGCTTCGCCGGTTCGAACATCGGCGGCATCGCCGAGACCCAGGAGATGCTCGACTTCTGCGCCGAGCACGGCATCGGGTCCGAGGTCGAGGTCATCGCCGCCGACCAGGTGAACGAGGCGTACGAGCGCGTGCTGGCCTCCGACGTGCGGTACCGGTTCGTCATCGACACCGCGACCCTCTGA
- a CDS encoding ATP-binding protein, with protein sequence MCEATPDAVLDLPADLGAARLARAFVRERACPDHCGDVLDRALLAVSELTVNAVEHGAPPVRAHLDCRDGVLHLEVSDGGSSLPRHTSPGTSAESGRGVGLVAAVCADWGVRREGPGKTVWCDLAG encoded by the coding sequence GTGTGCGAAGCGACCCCGGACGCCGTCCTGGACCTGCCCGCGGACCTCGGCGCGGCACGCCTGGCCCGCGCGTTCGTCCGCGAGCGGGCGTGCCCGGACCACTGCGGCGACGTCCTGGACCGCGCGCTCCTGGCCGTCTCGGAGCTGACCGTGAACGCCGTCGAGCACGGCGCTCCGCCGGTGCGCGCGCACCTGGACTGCCGCGACGGCGTCCTGCACCTGGAGGTCAGCGACGGCGGTTCCTCGCTGCCGCGGCACACCTCGCCGGGCACGTCGGCCGAGTCCGGCCGCGGGGTGGGGCTGGTGGCGGCGGTCTGCGCCGACTGGGGGGTGCGCCGGGAGGGTCCCGGCAAGACGGTCTGGTGCGACCTGGCCGGGTGA